In a genomic window of Nothobranchius furzeri strain GRZ-AD chromosome 14, NfurGRZ-RIMD1, whole genome shotgun sequence:
- the b3galt1b gene encoding beta-1,3-galactosyltransferase 1: MPSKVSCLYLLTVVCWASALWYLSIPRPTSTYGDHLELPKRMIYGKNLTFSNIRTRSLNPHAFEFVINEPKKCTSVTPFLVILISTTHKEFDARQAIRETWGDENTFGNIRILTIFLLGWNTDAVLNQMVEQESQIFHDIVVENFIDSYHNLTLKTMMGMRWVATFCPKAQYVMKTDSDIFVNMDNLIYKLLKPVTKPRRRYFTGYVINGGPIRDMRSKWYMPRDVYPDSKYPPFCSGTGYVFSGDVAELIYKTSLHTRLLHLEDVYVGLCLRKLGIHPYQNSGFNHWKMAYSLCRYRRVITVHQISPEEMHRIWNDMSSKKHLRC; encoded by the coding sequence ATGCCTTCAAAAGTATCATGTCTATACTTGTTGACGGTGGTCTGCTGGGCGAGCGCTCTGTGGTACTTGAGTATCCCTCGCCCAACGTCCACGTATGGTGACCACTTGGAACTACCTAAACGAATGATATACGGTAAAAATCTCACCTTCAGCAACATCCGCACTCGCTCCCTTAACCCACATGCCTTTGAATTTGTAATCAACGAGCCAAAGAAGTGCACCAGTGTTACGCCCTTCCTCGTTATCCTCATCAGCACCACGCACAAGGAGTTTGATGCACGCCAGGCCATCCGGGAGACCTGGGGGGACGAGAACACCTTCGGCAACATCCGCATTCTCACCATCTTTCTGCTGGGCTGGAACACGGATGCTGTGCTGAACCAGATGGTGGAACAGGAGAGTCAGATCTTCCATGACATTGTAGTGGAGAATTTTATTGATTCGTACCACAATCTCACACTGAAGACCATGATGGGAATGCGGTGGGTGGCAACCTTCTGTCCAAAGGCGCAGTATGTTATGAAGACGGACAGTGACATCTTTGTCAACATGGACAACTTAATCTACAAGCTTCTGAAACCCGTCACCAAGCCGAGGAGGAGATATTTTACAGGTTACGTGATCAACGGTGGTCCCATCCGGGACATGCGCAGCAAGTGGTACATGCCCAGAGACGTTTATCCTGACAGTAAATACCCACCGTTCTGCTCAGGCACTGGCTACGTGTTCTCAGGAGATGTAGCAGAGCTAATCTACAAGACGTCATTGCACACAAGACTGTTACATTTGGAGGATGTCTACGTGGGGTTGTGTCTGCGGAAGTTAGGCATACACCCTTATCAGAACAGTGGCTTCAATCACTGGAAAATGGCTTACAGTCTCTGCAGATACCGACGGGTTATCACCGTCCACCAGATCTCCCCAGAGGAGATGCACCGCATTTGGAATGACATGTCCAGCAAGAAGCACCTCCGATGTTAG